A genomic window from Nitrospira sp. includes:
- a CDS encoding sensor histidine kinase, which yields MAGKHNSWILPGIVGLTCGLFALDLFMPLGVAIGALYAGIVLLASFSPNPRLPLLTAACATGLLIVGAVGGPRLSSIPLWVGVTNASLGLVVVWISAVLLRQRHHAEIRLRQAKDELEARVAARTRELADVNRTLLHEISEHVETEESLRASEHDLATSRQELRDLAARLLTAQEEERRRISRDLHDDINQRLAMLVVQAESLESSLPPSASDCSKELRSIQDRLTELSDDVRHLAYQFHPSILDDLGLTVALQRLVDECAARANLQGTFDVSPAPQTVPQTVATCLYRIAQESLANVMKHAQASRVMVSLASTADAITLTVQDDGVGFDTQQLANNHRGLGLISMAERLRLVRGTVTIDSLPHQGTRLYIKVPHAEVPV from the coding sequence ATGGCCGGCAAGCATAATAGCTGGATTCTTCCAGGCATCGTCGGATTGACCTGCGGCCTCTTTGCGCTCGATCTGTTCATGCCGCTCGGGGTGGCCATCGGCGCGCTCTACGCCGGAATCGTGCTGCTGGCCTCATTCTCCCCGAATCCACGACTTCCGCTGCTCACCGCCGCCTGCGCCACCGGACTGCTCATCGTCGGGGCTGTGGGAGGCCCTCGTCTGAGCAGCATTCCGCTATGGGTAGGGGTCACCAATGCCTCCCTCGGTCTCGTCGTCGTCTGGATCTCGGCCGTACTCCTGCGACAACGGCATCATGCGGAGATTCGACTCCGTCAGGCGAAAGACGAACTTGAAGCGCGCGTTGCCGCCCGCACCAGGGAACTGGCCGACGTGAACCGTACCCTCCTGCATGAAATCTCTGAACACGTCGAGACGGAAGAGTCTCTGCGCGCCAGCGAACACGATCTCGCCACCAGCCGGCAGGAGTTGCGGGACCTGGCGGCCCGTCTCCTCACGGCCCAGGAGGAGGAACGCCGGCGCATCTCCCGGGATCTCCATGACGACATCAACCAGCGGCTGGCCATGCTGGTTGTCCAAGCCGAGTCGCTGGAGAGCAGCCTCCCCCCCTCGGCGAGCGACTGCAGCAAAGAGCTACGCTCGATCCAGGACCGGCTCACCGAGCTGTCGGACGACGTACGCCATCTGGCCTATCAGTTTCATCCGTCCATTCTGGACGACCTGGGACTGACCGTCGCCTTGCAGCGCCTGGTCGATGAATGCGCGGCACGCGCGAACCTTCAAGGCACGTTCGACGTGTCGCCGGCACCGCAGACCGTGCCGCAAACCGTGGCCACCTGTCTCTACCGCATCGCCCAGGAGAGTCTGGCGAATGTGATGAAACATGCGCAGGCGAGCAGGGTCATGGTATCCCTCGCTTCGACGGCCGATGCCATCACGCTCACCGTGCAGGATGACGGAGTCGGGTTTGACACGCAGCAACTGGCGAACAACCATCGCGGTCTCGGCCTGATCAGCATGGCAGAGCGCCTCCGCCTGGTCCGCGGCACCGTCACCATCGATTCGCTCCCTCACCAGGGCACACGCCTCTATATCAAAGTTCCGCACGCGGAGGTTCCTGTATGA
- a CDS encoding sigma-54-dependent Fis family transcriptional regulator: MQATIYVTDDEPAIRSAIVKRLSRRHHTVTGFESGEDVIRAVTQHAPDLILLDLKMPGMGGVETLRQLRPIAPQTLIIMLTAYGTVEDAVEAMRLGAYDFLIKSVDLSGVDPVVDRAIEFLTLRHRVEFSLEDQNSPYALSNIDARSPAMQLLLGQVRDVAQNAKSTVLLQGETGTGKEFLARVIHCNSPRASGPFVAVNCTAIPKELFESELFGHERGAFTGAHQRKRGLLEKAEGGTLFLDEIGDLDPAMQAKLLRVLQERTFRRVGGTEDLSVDFRLMTATNRDLKKDTARGSFREDLFFRLNVVTFELPPLRVRAEDILPLSMQAMLRFGKEFGKEVVDIEPEAQELLQRYSYPGNIRELQNIIERAMILCHDKTLTAGCLPRELREQAPHIAVAMAQGEHPSLRIEMVLGQQTLADIESALIEEVVRLSDHNKTLAAKHLGLTRFALDRRLKKQMEQD; this comes from the coding sequence ATGCAGGCCACGATTTACGTCACGGATGACGAACCCGCCATTCGATCCGCCATCGTCAAACGCCTTTCGCGGCGCCATCACACCGTGACCGGCTTCGAATCAGGCGAGGATGTGATCCGGGCCGTCACCCAACATGCGCCGGACCTCATTCTGCTGGACTTGAAAATGCCCGGCATGGGAGGCGTCGAGACACTCAGGCAGCTCCGCCCGATCGCGCCCCAGACGCTGATCATCATGCTGACGGCCTATGGGACCGTGGAAGATGCGGTGGAAGCGATGCGGCTGGGCGCCTACGATTTCCTGATCAAGTCGGTCGACCTCTCCGGTGTCGATCCTGTCGTCGATCGCGCAATCGAATTCCTCACGCTGCGCCACCGGGTCGAATTTTCACTCGAGGATCAAAACAGCCCCTACGCGCTTTCCAATATCGATGCGCGCAGTCCGGCGATGCAGCTCCTGCTCGGCCAGGTTCGTGATGTGGCGCAGAATGCTAAATCGACCGTGCTGCTTCAGGGCGAAACGGGCACCGGCAAGGAGTTCCTGGCGCGGGTCATCCATTGCAACAGCCCTCGTGCCTCAGGCCCCTTCGTCGCCGTGAACTGCACGGCTATTCCGAAGGAGCTCTTTGAAAGCGAGCTGTTCGGACATGAGCGGGGCGCCTTCACGGGCGCCCACCAGCGCAAACGCGGGCTCCTCGAAAAAGCGGAAGGCGGCACGTTGTTTCTGGACGAAATCGGCGACCTGGACCCGGCCATGCAGGCGAAGCTCCTCCGCGTCCTGCAGGAACGCACCTTCAGGCGCGTGGGCGGCACGGAAGACCTCTCGGTAGACTTCCGCTTGATGACCGCCACCAATCGCGACCTCAAGAAGGACACGGCGCGCGGCAGCTTCCGTGAAGATCTCTTCTTTCGCCTGAACGTGGTGACCTTCGAACTCCCGCCCCTGCGCGTGCGTGCGGAGGATATTCTCCCGCTGTCCATGCAGGCCATGCTGCGATTCGGCAAAGAGTTCGGCAAGGAGGTCGTCGACATCGAACCCGAGGCGCAAGAGCTCCTTCAGCGATACAGTTATCCGGGCAATATTCGCGAACTCCAGAACATCATCGAACGCGCCATGATTCTCTGCCACGACAAAACCTTGACCGCCGGCTGCCTCCCGCGCGAATTACGCGAGCAAGCCCCGCACATCGCCGTGGCCATGGCGCAAGGCGAACACCCCTCCCTTCGCATTGAAATGGTGCTGGGACAACAGACGCTGGCCGATATCGAGTCGGCCCTGATCGAGGAAGTCGTGCGCCTCTCGGATCACAACAAAACCCTGGCCGCCAAACATCTGGGATTGACGCGGTTCGCCCTGGACCGGCGCCTCAAGAAGCAAATGGAACAGGACTGA
- a CDS encoding CHASE3 domain-containing protein: protein MSDLLSNLPIARKLFLASVIPALTVLLLSVLTYRSVTTFSDDEGQLNDIYYSQRLASEYLRLVVDLETGFRGFVLTSQEHYLFPYRTAQDHVLNIGRTLEAQVSAHDDQRALITSVQQLVRQFIDEKETLIDAVKADHPDEARLYIEEGKGRTLMLKIRQDMGHFEHLAQTALNAKLAKLAQDRDTMLMTILGGGLFALICMVAALHLIAHSITTPLERLATAVMAADTHPIPHVPVMTRTDEIGNLSRVMHAMSSAIHSHIAALQLSEANLRQLNQDLAGSEAKYRSIVDHAPFGIFTTRGMTLVFSNRYNSLLAGLDPSEEKDPDAVRRAIHPEDRERVIEEFAQAVTEGKPYETVFRFLHADGTVRKVLSRRIPIRDHSGAVVMYQGFNVDITALDLMQSRLRRAERLATLGQVAAGIAHEIRNPLVGIGSTTSLLLDDTDPADARRPDLAVILQETKRLDRIVNQIIDYARPREIVAFAFDMAQLVQEVMKVLDEPLTRKQATIRLSAPDAPYTIQADRDQLKQVLLNVLQNAIEASPSGGTIAVTLVQQARGVEPGLEVTVADRGTGISPTHLPHVFEPFFTSGKPQGTGLGLAICRNILEAHGGEIALDSEVGRGTTVRVWAPLRQQPPRMQEEEQHAGHDLRHG, encoded by the coding sequence CGGTGATTCCTGCGCTCACGGTGCTGCTCCTCAGCGTCCTGACCTACCGCAGCGTCACGACGTTCTCCGACGACGAGGGCCAGCTCAATGACATCTACTACTCCCAACGATTGGCCTCGGAGTACCTTCGGCTTGTCGTGGACCTCGAAACAGGGTTCCGCGGTTTCGTGCTCACGAGCCAGGAACATTATCTGTTCCCCTATCGCACCGCCCAGGACCATGTCCTGAACATCGGCAGAACGCTGGAAGCGCAGGTCTCCGCCCATGACGATCAGCGCGCGCTGATCACCTCCGTGCAACAACTCGTCCGGCAATTCATCGATGAAAAGGAAACCTTGATCGACGCCGTGAAGGCGGACCACCCCGACGAGGCCCGGCTCTACATCGAGGAAGGCAAAGGGCGAACGCTGATGTTGAAAATTCGCCAGGACATGGGGCACTTCGAACATCTCGCCCAGACGGCGCTGAATGCCAAACTCGCGAAACTCGCCCAGGATCGCGACACCATGCTCATGACCATCCTCGGCGGCGGTCTCTTCGCGTTGATCTGCATGGTGGCGGCGTTACACCTCATCGCCCACTCCATCACGACGCCGCTGGAGCGCCTGGCCACCGCTGTGATGGCGGCCGATACGCATCCGATCCCGCACGTCCCGGTGATGACACGAACGGATGAAATCGGCAATCTGTCCCGTGTCATGCACGCCATGAGCTCGGCCATCCATTCCCACATTGCGGCGCTGCAACTGTCCGAGGCCAACCTGCGCCAGCTCAACCAGGATCTGGCCGGTTCGGAGGCCAAGTATCGCAGTATCGTCGACCATGCACCCTTCGGGATCTTCACCACCAGGGGGATGACCCTCGTGTTCAGCAATCGATACAACAGCCTCCTCGCGGGACTCGATCCGAGCGAAGAGAAGGACCCCGATGCAGTCCGGCGCGCGATCCACCCGGAGGACCGGGAGCGAGTCATCGAGGAATTCGCGCAAGCAGTGACGGAAGGGAAACCCTATGAAACGGTCTTCCGGTTTCTCCATGCGGACGGCACCGTGAGAAAAGTCTTGAGCCGGCGCATCCCGATTCGCGATCATTCCGGAGCGGTCGTCATGTACCAGGGGTTCAATGTGGACATCACGGCCCTCGATCTCATGCAATCGCGCCTGCGTCGGGCCGAGCGACTGGCCACACTCGGGCAGGTGGCCGCAGGCATCGCGCACGAAATCAGAAATCCGCTCGTCGGTATCGGCTCGACCACATCCCTCCTGCTCGATGATACCGACCCAGCCGATGCGCGCCGCCCCGATCTGGCCGTCATCCTGCAGGAGACCAAACGCCTCGATCGGATCGTCAACCAGATCATCGACTATGCCCGCCCCCGTGAGATCGTGGCGTTCGCCTTCGACATGGCGCAGCTGGTGCAAGAGGTCATGAAGGTCTTGGATGAGCCGCTCACGCGCAAGCAGGCGACGATCCGACTCTCGGCGCCGGACGCTCCCTACACCATTCAGGCCGACCGCGATCAACTGAAACAAGTGCTGCTCAACGTGCTGCAGAATGCAATCGAAGCCAGCCCCTCCGGCGGAACGATTGCCGTCACCCTGGTTCAGCAGGCCCGCGGCGTGGAGCCGGGACTGGAAGTCACCGTCGCAGATCGAGGTACCGGGATCAGCCCCACCCACCTCCCGCACGTGTTCGAACCGTTTTTCACGAGCGGCAAACCGCAGGGGACAGGATTAGGACTGGCCATCTGCCGTAACATTCTCGAAGCACACGGCGGAGAAATTGCCTTGGACAGTGAAGTGGGACGCGGCACCACCGTGCGCGTCTGGGCCCCCTTACGACAACAGCCACCACGAATGCAGGAAGAGGAACAGCATGCAGGCCACGATTTACGTCACGGATGA